One genomic window of Kaistia geumhonensis includes the following:
- the recG gene encoding ATP-dependent DNA helicase RecG, translating to MRPDILNPLFRDVTSLAGVGPKVGEAIGRLLGTEEGAGLPRVVDLLFHLPTGIVDRRNQPGVARSPEGAIVTLELRIDRHVPPPSGNRKQPYRVFATDESGEIALVFFHAETTFLERMMPVGAIRYVSGRVEWFNGRPQMVHPDHVVDREAFEKLPMVEPVYPMTAGLARKTLARAVQGALEAVPVLGEWMDAPLLAQRRWPAFKAALEAAHAPSAETDLLPESPHLSRLAYDEILASQLALALTRANLRRASGLERRGDGRMRAAISAALPFSLTGSQQQAIAEIESDLAAPDRMLRLLQGDVGSGKTLVALMAAAIVVEAGSQAALMAPTELLARQHAKTLAPLAAAAGIRLSVLTGREKGRERQAILDALADGSLDLVVGTHAVFQAGVAFRDLGLAIVDEQHRFGVHQRLALAGKGSATDILVMTATPIPRTLVLAAFGDMDVSRLTEKPAGRRPIETRTIPLERLDEVVGRIGSAIAAGAKAYWVCPLVEESEEVDAAAAAARFAELRSALGPMVGLVHGRMKAAEKDAAMLAFQRGETRLLVATTVIEVGVDVPDATIMVIEHAERFGLAQLHQLRGRVGRGSGASTCLLLYRGPLGETAHDRLAIMRETEDGFRIAEEDLRLRGEGDLLGTKQSGVPGFRIASFEKHGALFEIARQDARMIVERDPGLESERGRALRLLLYLFGRDAAIRLLRAG from the coding sequence CCGAAGGTGGGCGAGGCGATCGGACGCCTGCTCGGGACCGAGGAAGGCGCCGGCCTGCCGCGGGTCGTGGACCTCCTCTTCCACCTGCCGACTGGGATCGTCGACCGCCGCAACCAGCCGGGCGTCGCGCGTTCGCCGGAAGGCGCGATCGTGACGCTCGAGCTTCGCATCGACCGGCATGTTCCGCCACCGTCCGGAAACCGCAAGCAGCCCTACCGCGTCTTCGCGACCGATGAGAGCGGCGAGATCGCGCTCGTCTTCTTCCATGCCGAAACGACCTTTCTCGAACGCATGATGCCGGTCGGCGCGATCCGCTATGTCAGCGGGCGGGTCGAGTGGTTCAACGGCCGGCCGCAGATGGTCCATCCCGACCATGTCGTCGACCGCGAGGCGTTCGAAAAACTGCCGATGGTCGAGCCGGTCTATCCGATGACGGCCGGCCTCGCCCGCAAGACGCTCGCCCGCGCCGTCCAGGGAGCGCTGGAGGCCGTCCCGGTCCTGGGCGAGTGGATGGACGCGCCGCTGCTCGCGCAGCGCCGGTGGCCGGCCTTCAAGGCGGCGCTGGAGGCTGCGCATGCGCCGTCCGCCGAAACGGACCTCTTACCCGAAAGCCCGCATCTCTCGCGGCTCGCCTATGACGAGATCCTCGCCAGCCAGCTGGCCCTCGCCCTCACCCGCGCCAATCTTCGCCGCGCCTCGGGCCTCGAAAGGCGTGGCGACGGGCGCATGCGGGCGGCGATCTCGGCCGCCCTGCCCTTCAGCCTGACCGGGAGCCAGCAGCAGGCGATTGCCGAAATCGAATCCGACCTCGCGGCGCCGGACCGGATGCTGCGCCTGCTGCAGGGCGATGTCGGCTCCGGCAAGACGCTCGTGGCCCTCATGGCGGCGGCGATCGTCGTCGAGGCCGGATCGCAGGCGGCGCTGATGGCGCCGACAGAACTGCTCGCCCGCCAGCATGCCAAGACGCTGGCCCCGCTCGCCGCGGCGGCGGGCATCAGGCTCTCCGTGCTCACGGGACGCGAGAAGGGTCGCGAGCGGCAGGCGATCCTCGATGCGCTCGCTGACGGCTCGCTCGATCTCGTGGTCGGCACGCATGCCGTCTTCCAGGCGGGCGTCGCGTTTCGCGACCTCGGCCTCGCCATCGTCGACGAGCAGCATCGCTTCGGCGTGCACCAGCGCCTCGCGCTCGCCGGCAAGGGCTCGGCGACGGACATCCTCGTGATGACGGCGACGCCGATCCCGCGCACGCTCGTCCTCGCCGCCTTCGGCGACATGGATGTCTCGCGGCTCACGGAGAAGCCGGCCGGTCGGCGGCCGATCGAGACACGCACCATTCCGCTGGAGAGGCTCGACGAGGTTGTCGGCCGGATCGGTTCTGCGATCGCCGCCGGCGCCAAGGCCTATTGGGTGTGTCCGCTGGTCGAGGAATCGGAAGAGGTGGATGCAGCGGCGGCCGCTGCCCGCTTCGCCGAATTGAGATCGGCGCTCGGCCCGATGGTCGGGCTCGTGCACGGGCGCATGAAGGCGGCCGAAAAGGACGCTGCGATGCTCGCCTTCCAGCGCGGCGAAACGCGGCTCCTCGTCGCGACGACCGTGATCGAGGTCGGCGTCGACGTGCCGGACGCGACGATCATGGTCATCGAGCATGCCGAGCGCTTCGGTCTCGCGCAGCTCCACCAGCTTCGCGGGCGCGTCGGGCGCGGATCGGGCGCGTCGACATGCCTGCTGCTCTATCGCGGACCGCTCGGCGAAACCGCCCATGACCGGCTGGCGATCATGCGCGAGACGGAGGACGGCTTCCGTATCGCCGAAGAGGACCTTCGCCTGCGCGGCGAAGGCGACCTTCTCGGCACCAAGCAATCCGGCGTTCCTGGCTTCCGAATCGCGAGCTTCGAGAAGCATGGCGCGCTGTTCGAGATCGCCAGGCAAGATGCGCGCATGATCGTCGAGCGCGACCCGGGCCTCGAAAGCGAGCGCGGCCGCGCACTTCGCCTCCTGCTCTATCTCTTCGGCCGGGATGCCGCGATCCGGCTGCTCCGCGCGGGCTGA
- a CDS encoding chloride channel protein gives MIRLRALLRSSEPTLLGFAALIGVLSGIVVVAIASITQGLHVLLYGIDPDEKLSASMSIDWWHAAIPVAGGALLGLVIYIFRNRRRLIVDPIEANALHGGQMSLGDSLRVGLENTISNGFGASVGLEAGYTQVASGIASALGTRFGLRRTDLRLMVGCGSAGAIAAAFGGPLTGAFYAFELIIGVYSVANVAPVLIAALAGYLISRALGLEAHIISISDGFQVDATHYPPYLALGLLLGLLAIGIMRLITLVERGFQTSGLPRFFRPAVGGVAVGALALVTPQALSGGHGALYLNLATTPAVGTLIIVILAKIAATSASVGSGFRGGLFFASLFLGVLAGRLYGVSLEMLFPGLALDPTVTAVVGMSALAVGVIGGPLTMTFLALEATRDLQLTGIVLAASILSTITVRQLFGYSFSTWRLHLRGETIRGAQDIGWLRDLTVGRMMRTDVRPIVATMRLDAFRSLYPLGSAQRVVATDANGAYAGIVLIADAHATAEAGDETVAPLCRYQGSVLLPDMTAREAAALFDAAESEELAVVDDLDHKQVIGLLTEAHLLRRYAEELDKARRSLSGES, from the coding sequence ATGATCCGGCTGCGCGCGCTGCTCAGGTCGAGCGAGCCGACCCTTCTCGGCTTCGCCGCGCTGATCGGCGTGCTGTCCGGCATCGTGGTGGTCGCCATCGCCTCGATCACGCAGGGCCTGCATGTCCTGCTCTACGGCATCGACCCGGACGAGAAGCTGAGCGCTTCGATGTCGATCGACTGGTGGCATGCCGCCATTCCCGTGGCGGGCGGTGCCCTTCTCGGCCTCGTCATCTACATCTTCCGCAATCGTCGCCGCCTGATCGTCGACCCGATCGAGGCCAATGCGCTGCATGGCGGCCAGATGTCGCTCGGCGACAGCCTCCGTGTCGGGCTCGAAAACACGATCTCGAACGGCTTCGGCGCCTCGGTCGGCCTCGAGGCAGGCTATACGCAGGTGGCCAGCGGCATCGCCTCGGCGCTCGGGACGCGGTTCGGCCTTCGCCGGACCGATCTCCGCCTGATGGTCGGCTGCGGCTCGGCGGGGGCGATCGCGGCCGCGTTCGGGGGGCCGCTCACCGGCGCCTTCTACGCCTTCGAGCTCATCATCGGCGTCTATTCGGTCGCCAATGTCGCGCCGGTGCTGATCGCGGCGCTGGCCGGCTATCTCATCTCGCGCGCGCTTGGCCTCGAAGCCCACATCATCTCGATCAGCGACGGATTCCAGGTCGATGCGACGCACTATCCGCCCTATCTGGCGCTCGGCCTGCTGCTCGGCCTGCTCGCGATCGGGATCATGCGGCTGATCACGCTCGTCGAGCGCGGCTTCCAGACAAGCGGGCTGCCCCGATTCTTCCGCCCGGCGGTGGGCGGCGTCGCCGTCGGGGCGCTCGCCCTCGTCACGCCGCAGGCGCTCTCCGGCGGCCATGGCGCGCTCTATCTCAACCTCGCCACGACGCCGGCCGTGGGGACGCTGATCATCGTGATCCTCGCCAAGATCGCAGCGACCTCGGCCTCGGTCGGCTCGGGCTTTCGTGGCGGCCTCTTCTTCGCCTCGCTCTTTCTCGGCGTGCTTGCGGGCCGGCTCTACGGCGTCTCGCTGGAGATGCTCTTCCCCGGCCTCGCCCTCGACCCGACGGTCACGGCCGTCGTCGGCATGAGCGCGCTTGCGGTCGGCGTCATCGGCGGACCGCTGACCATGACCTTTCTGGCGCTGGAGGCGACGCGCGACTTGCAATTGACCGGGATCGTCCTCGCAGCCTCGATCCTCTCGACGATCACCGTGCGGCAGCTCTTCGGCTACTCCTTCTCGACCTGGCGCCTGCATCTGCGCGGCGAGACGATCCGCGGCGCGCAGGATATCGGCTGGCTACGCGATCTGACCGTCGGCCGCATGATGCGAACCGATGTCCGCCCGATCGTCGCCACCATGCGGCTCGACGCCTTCCGCAGCCTCTATCCGCTCGGCTCGGCGCAGCGCGTCGTCGCGACCGATGCCAACGGCGCCTATGCCGGTATCGTGCTCATCGCCGATGCGCATGCGACGGCCGAGGCGGGTGACGAGACGGTGGCGCCGCTCTGCCGCTACCAGGGCAGCGTCCTGCTGCCGGACATGACGGCGCGCGAGGCCGCCGCCCTGTTCGACGCGGCGGAAAGCGAGGAACTGGCGGTGGTCGACGATCTCGACCACAAGCAGGTGATCGGCCTGCTGACGGAAGCCCATCTACTGCGCCGCTATGCCGAGGAACTCGACAAGGCGCGCCGGTCGCTCTCCGGCGAAAGCTGA
- a CDS encoding DUF502 domain-containing protein, with product MSLEEPPTSTPREPPGRRLVARLRNYFLTGLVIAAPISITIYLTWSLIKWIDGWVKPIIPREYSPDGYLPFSVPGFGVAVAVVALTLLGFLTANFVGRALVGFGERLVGRTPLVRTLYGALKQLFETILSSKSKSFHKTALMEFPYKGVWAIVFIANDTRGEIRQRIGDDGEEWVTVFLPPVPAPTAGFMLFVKRKDLIELDMTVEEAAKIVLSAGLVVPEYDPDRIRAQAQRLPGH from the coding sequence ATGAGCCTCGAAGAGCCCCCGACATCCACGCCGCGAGAGCCGCCCGGCCGACGGCTGGTCGCACGGTTGCGGAACTATTTCCTCACCGGGCTCGTGATCGCGGCGCCGATCTCGATCACGATCTATCTCACCTGGTCGCTGATCAAATGGATCGACGGCTGGGTGAAGCCGATCATCCCGCGTGAATACAGCCCGGACGGCTATCTGCCCTTCTCCGTGCCCGGCTTCGGCGTCGCTGTCGCGGTGGTGGCGCTGACGCTGCTCGGTTTCCTGACGGCGAATTTCGTGGGGCGGGCGCTGGTCGGCTTCGGCGAGCGGCTGGTCGGGCGAACGCCGTTGGTGCGCACGCTCTATGGTGCGCTGAAGCAGCTCTTCGAGACGATCCTCTCCTCCAAGAGCAAGTCGTTCCACAAGACGGCGCTGATGGAGTTTCCCTACAAGGGCGTCTGGGCCATCGTCTTCATCGCCAACGACACGCGCGGCGAGATCCGCCAGCGCATCGGCGACGACGGCGAGGAGTGGGTGACCGTGTTCCTGCCGCCGGTGCCTGCCCCGACCGCCGGCTTCATGCTATTCGTGAAGCGCAAGGACCTCATCGAGCTCGACATGACGGTCGAGGAAGCGGCCAAGATCGTCCTCTCCGCCGGTCTCGTCGTTCCCGAATACGATCCCGACCGCATCCGCGCGCAGGCGCAGCGGCTGCCGGGACACTGA
- the glmS gene encoding glutamine--fructose-6-phosphate transaminase (isomerizing) gives MCGIIGILGQTPVAPLLVDGLKRLEYRGYDSAGIAVIEGGHLASLRAEGKLRNLEAKLAGNRKAGRIGIGHTRWATHGVPSERNAHPHLTERVAVVHNGIFENFRELRLELEAAGRVFSSDTDTEVMAHLVTANLADGMAPLAAVQAALARVRGAFALAFLFEGEDDLVIGARRGSPLAIGWGAGEMFLGSDGIALGPFTDEITYLDEGDVAVVTRAGAVIHDETGRVVERPVTRTHGNTYVADKGNHRHFMVKEIHEQPEVTGRTLAHYLDLAEGRARPPEGIDFSRIDRLSITACGTAFYAGFVAKYWFERFARLPVDIDIASEFRYREQPLSKDGLAIVISQSGETADTLASLRYARVEGQRIAAVVNVRESTIAREADVVLPILAGPEIGVASTKAFTAQLAVLAATAIAAGRARGSIDDVEEARLVAAFSEVPRLMHEALRLEGQIEALARDLAKVKHCLYLGRGTSYPIALEGALKLKEISYIHAEGYAAGELKHGPIALIDEEMPVVVIAPFDRVFEKTVSNMQEVAARGGRIILVTDRKGAEAAAIDAAATIILPEMPASVTPLVYSIPVQLLAYHTAVFMGTDVDQPRNLAKSVTVE, from the coding sequence ATGTGCGGCATCATCGGCATCCTGGGCCAGACGCCCGTCGCGCCGCTGCTCGTCGACGGGCTGAAGCGGCTCGAATATCGCGGCTATGACTCGGCTGGCATCGCGGTGATCGAGGGTGGTCACCTCGCCAGCCTCCGGGCCGAGGGCAAGCTGCGCAATCTCGAGGCGAAGCTCGCCGGGAACCGCAAGGCGGGCCGCATCGGGATCGGCCATACCCGCTGGGCGACGCATGGCGTTCCGTCCGAGCGCAACGCTCACCCGCATCTGACGGAGCGCGTCGCCGTCGTCCATAACGGCATCTTCGAGAACTTCCGCGAGCTGCGGCTGGAGCTGGAAGCGGCCGGCCGCGTCTTCTCCTCCGATACCGATACCGAGGTCATGGCGCATCTCGTGACGGCCAATCTCGCCGACGGCATGGCGCCGCTCGCCGCCGTCCAGGCAGCGCTGGCGCGGGTGCGCGGCGCGTTCGCGCTGGCGTTTCTCTTCGAGGGCGAGGACGATCTCGTCATCGGCGCCCGCCGCGGCAGCCCGCTCGCCATCGGCTGGGGAGCCGGCGAGATGTTCCTCGGCTCTGACGGCATCGCGCTCGGTCCCTTCACCGACGAGATCACCTATCTCGACGAGGGCGACGTGGCGGTCGTGACGCGCGCCGGCGCGGTCATCCATGACGAGACGGGCCGCGTCGTCGAGCGCCCGGTGACCCGCACCCACGGCAACACCTATGTCGCCGACAAGGGCAACCATCGCCATTTCATGGTGAAGGAGATCCACGAGCAGCCCGAGGTGACGGGCCGCACGCTCGCCCATTATCTCGACCTCGCTGAAGGTCGCGCCCGCCCGCCGGAGGGCATCGATTTCTCGCGGATCGACCGCCTCTCGATCACCGCCTGCGGCACGGCCTTCTATGCCGGCTTCGTCGCCAAATACTGGTTCGAACGCTTCGCCCGCCTGCCGGTCGACATCGATATCGCCTCGGAGTTTCGCTATCGGGAGCAGCCGCTCTCGAAGGACGGCCTCGCGATCGTCATCTCCCAGTCGGGTGAGACGGCCGATACGCTCGCCTCGCTGCGCTATGCCCGCGTCGAGGGCCAGCGGATCGCCGCCGTCGTCAATGTCCGCGAATCGACCATCGCCCGCGAGGCGGATGTCGTGCTGCCGATCCTCGCCGGTCCGGAGATCGGCGTCGCCTCGACCAAGGCCTTCACCGCGCAGCTCGCGGTGCTCGCCGCAACGGCGATCGCTGCCGGCCGGGCGCGGGGCTCCATCGACGATGTAGAGGAGGCGCGGCTCGTCGCCGCCTTCAGCGAGGTGCCGCGCCTGATGCATGAGGCGCTGCGGCTCGAAGGCCAGATCGAGGCGCTGGCGCGCGATCTCGCCAAGGTCAAGCACTGCCTCTATCTCGGCCGGGGCACCAGCTATCCGATCGCGCTCGAGGGCGCGCTGAAGCTGAAGGAAATCTCCTACATCCATGCCGAGGGCTATGCGGCGGGCGAGCTGAAGCACGGGCCCATCGCGCTGATCGACGAGGAGATGCCCGTCGTCGTCATCGCGCCCTTCGACCGCGTCTTCGAGAAGACCGTCTCCAACATGCAGGAAGTTGCGGCGCGCGGCGGCAGGATCATCCTCGTCACCGACCGCAAGGGCGCCGAGGCGGCCGCGATCGACGCCGCCGCGACCATCATCCTGCCCGAGATGCCCGCGAGCGTGACGCCGCTCGTCTATTCGATCCCGGTGCAGCTGCTCGCCTATCACACCGCCGTCTTCATGGGCACCGATGTCGACCAGCCGCGCAATCTGGCGAAATCCGTGACGGTCGAATAG
- the glmU gene encoding bifunctional UDP-N-acetylglucosamine diphosphorylase/glucosamine-1-phosphate N-acetyltransferase GlmU — MTERTSLALVLAAGEGTRMRSGLPKVMHKVAGLPMLGHVLKAAESAGIGRFAVVVGSGADAVKSFVAKRVPDAGLYEQLERRGTAHAVLAAREALAEGADDVLVLYGDTPLVTAGTLSRLRAEIAKGAAVVVLGFRPADPTGYGRLIVENGRLVAIREEKDASPEERRIGLCNAGLMAFAGAGLVELLGRIGNDNAKGEFYLTDAVGIAHAEGLSVVAIETDADEVAGVNTRAELAAVEAIWQQRARRAAMLSGVTLVAPETVFFSHDTAIEPDVTIEPNVVFGTGVSVEGGAVIHAFSHLEGARIGSGAAVGPFARLRPGADVGPEAKVGNFVEVKNASIGAGAKVSHLTYIGDASVGAEANIGAGTVTCNYDGYDKAKTIIGEGAFIGSNSSLVAPVTIGDGAYVGSGSVVTEDVAPDALALGRARQVEKPGWAARFRAAKAASPRKRV, encoded by the coding sequence ATGACCGAACGCACTTCGCTCGCACTCGTGCTCGCAGCCGGCGAGGGGACGCGGATGCGCTCCGGCCTGCCCAAGGTCATGCACAAGGTCGCGGGACTCCCCATGCTCGGCCATGTGCTGAAGGCGGCCGAGAGCGCCGGCATCGGCCGCTTCGCCGTGGTCGTCGGCAGCGGCGCAGACGCCGTGAAGAGCTTCGTGGCCAAGCGAGTCCCGGACGCGGGGCTCTACGAACAGCTCGAGCGGCGCGGCACCGCCCATGCCGTGCTCGCCGCCCGCGAGGCGCTGGCGGAAGGCGCCGACGACGTGCTCGTCCTCTATGGCGACACGCCGCTGGTGACCGCCGGCACGCTCTCCCGCCTGCGCGCCGAGATCGCGAAAGGCGCGGCGGTGGTCGTGCTCGGCTTCCGCCCGGCCGACCCGACCGGCTATGGCCGCCTCATCGTCGAGAACGGCCGTCTCGTCGCCATCCGCGAGGAAAAGGACGCGTCGCCCGAGGAGCGCCGGATCGGCCTCTGCAATGCCGGATTGATGGCCTTCGCCGGGGCTGGCCTCGTCGAGCTTCTCGGCAGGATCGGCAACGACAATGCCAAGGGCGAGTTCTACCTGACCGATGCGGTCGGCATCGCCCATGCCGAAGGCCTCTCGGTTGTCGCGATCGAGACCGACGCCGACGAGGTCGCGGGCGTCAACACCCGCGCCGAGCTTGCCGCCGTCGAGGCGATCTGGCAGCAGCGCGCGCGCCGCGCCGCCATGCTGTCGGGCGTCACGCTGGTGGCGCCGGAGACGGTGTTCTTCTCGCACGACACGGCGATCGAACCGGATGTGACCATCGAGCCGAATGTCGTGTTCGGCACCGGCGTCAGCGTCGAGGGCGGCGCCGTCATCCATGCCTTTTCGCATCTCGAGGGCGCACGCATCGGTTCCGGCGCCGCGGTCGGGCCCTTCGCGCGGCTGCGCCCCGGCGCCGATGTCGGACCCGAGGCCAAGGTCGGCAATTTCGTAGAGGTGAAAAACGCCTCCATCGGGGCCGGCGCCAAGGTGAGCCACCTCACCTATATCGGCGACGCCAGCGTCGGCGCGGAGGCGAACATCGGCGCCGGCACGGTCACCTGCAATTATGACGGCTACGACAAGGCGAAGACGATCATCGGCGAAGGGGCCTTCATCGGGTCGAACAGTTCGCTGGTGGCGCCGGTCACGATCGGCGACGGCGCCTATGTCGGGTCGGGCAGCGTCGTCACCGAGGATGTGGCGCCCGACGCGCTCGCCCTCGGGCGCGCTCGGCAGGTCGAAAAGCCGGGCTGGGCGGCCCGCTTCCGCGCCGCCAAGGCAGCGAGCCCGCGAAAGCGCGTCTGA
- a CDS encoding cytochrome c biogenesis CcdA family protein, with the protein MNADVTLLGALIAGLLSFVSPCVLPLVPPYLCYVTGLSLEEVTQRRAESEVRRVVTLSSLAFVLGFSTVFVLLGATASVVGRMIARYQDVLAIAAGLVIIVMGLHFLGVFRLRILHREARLRVDNQPAGLAGAYVLGLAFAFGWTPCIGPVLAAILAVAGSTDTVARGAGLLAIYSLGLGIPFLLVAFFAEHLVEALGRFRRHLPKVEKAMGAFLVLAGLMFLTGQMSRLSFFLLETFPQLQQIG; encoded by the coding sequence ATGAATGCCGACGTGACTCTTCTGGGCGCCCTCATTGCCGGGCTGCTTTCCTTCGTGTCGCCCTGCGTGCTGCCGCTGGTGCCGCCCTATCTCTGCTACGTCACCGGACTGTCGCTGGAGGAGGTCACGCAGCGGCGTGCCGAGAGCGAGGTGAGGCGGGTCGTGACGCTGTCGTCGCTCGCCTTCGTGCTCGGCTTCTCCACGGTCTTCGTGCTGCTCGGCGCCACGGCATCCGTGGTCGGCCGCATGATCGCGCGCTATCAGGACGTCCTCGCCATCGCGGCCGGGCTCGTCATCATCGTGATGGGGCTGCATTTCCTCGGTGTGTTCCGGCTTCGCATCCTCCATCGCGAAGCGCGGCTTCGGGTCGACAACCAGCCGGCCGGCCTTGCCGGCGCCTATGTCCTCGGTCTCGCCTTCGCCTTCGGCTGGACGCCCTGCATCGGTCCCGTGCTGGCCGCCATCCTGGCGGTGGCCGGCTCGACCGACACCGTGGCGCGGGGCGCGGGTCTCCTCGCCATCTATTCCCTCGGCCTTGGCATTCCCTTTCTGCTGGTCGCCTTCTTCGCCGAGCATCTTGTCGAGGCGCTGGGGCGCTTCCGCCGCCACCTGCCCAAGGTCGAGAAGGCGATGGGCGCCTTCCTCGTCCTGGCCGGCCTCATGTTCCTGACCGGCCAGATGTCGCGACTCTCCTTCTTCCTGCTCGAGACCTTCCCGCAGTTGCAGCAGATCGGCTGA
- a CDS encoding carbohydrate kinase family protein, with product MIVACGEALIDFLPTKDEQGRDSYRPAVGGSPYNVALTTGRLGVPTGFLGGISTDFFGDMLADELVRSNVDLKYAGRSARPTTLAFVSLAHEEPQYAFFDENTAGRLHDPAAHTPIGDEVEALHFGSFSLATEPFASRLAQVMDDNRGRRVICYDPNVRPTLIADRDTFMARAEAFACGADIVKISGADLEWLHPGADPETIAEGWLKGGAGLVVVTRGGAGVTAFTRKGKVFSPIVPTTVVDTVGAGDSFTGGFLARLHEKGLLDITRLRTLDHRELKDALDFANRVASITCSRAGANPPWRDELAA from the coding sequence ATGATCGTGGCGTGCGGCGAAGCGCTGATCGACTTCCTGCCGACCAAGGATGAGCAGGGACGCGACAGCTACCGGCCGGCGGTCGGCGGCTCGCCCTACAATGTCGCGCTCACCACGGGCCGCCTCGGCGTGCCGACGGGCTTCCTCGGCGGCATCTCGACCGACTTCTTTGGCGACATGCTCGCGGACGAGCTGGTTCGCAGCAACGTCGACCTCAAATATGCCGGCCGTTCGGCCCGTCCGACGACGCTCGCCTTCGTCAGCCTCGCCCATGAAGAGCCGCAATACGCCTTCTTCGACGAGAACACCGCCGGCCGCCTGCATGACCCCGCCGCGCATACGCCGATCGGCGACGAGGTCGAGGCGCTGCATTTCGGCTCCTTCTCGCTCGCGACCGAACCCTTCGCCTCGCGCCTCGCGCAGGTCATGGACGACAATCGCGGCCGACGCGTCATCTGCTACGACCCCAATGTCCGCCCGACGCTGATCGCCGACCGCGACACCTTCATGGCGCGGGCCGAGGCCTTCGCCTGCGGCGCCGACATCGTGAAGATTTCGGGGGCCGATCTCGAATGGCTGCATCCCGGCGCCGATCCCGAGACGATCGCCGAGGGCTGGCTGAAGGGCGGAGCGGGCCTCGTCGTCGTCACGCGCGGCGGCGCCGGCGTCACGGCCTTCACCCGCAAGGGCAAGGTGTTTTCGCCGATCGTGCCGACCACCGTCGTCGACACCGTCGGCGCCGGCGACAGCTTCACGGGCGGATTCCTCGCCCGGCTGCACGAGAAGGGTCTGCTCGACATCACGCGCCTGCGCACGCTCGATCATCGCGAGCTCAAGGACGCGCTCGACTTCGCCAATCGTGTCGCCTCGATCACCTGCTCGCGCGCCGGCGCCAATCCTCCCTGGCGGGACGAACTCGCGGCGTGA
- a CDS encoding ABC transporter permease yields MLTESLKLALRTIRRNPMRSFLTVLGIVIGVAAVIAMVTIGNGTTAKVTADISKLGSNMLFVRPGQFGPGRASTTAKSFNARDVSAIQQQVPGIRAVAPVVQSSATVIFGGESRSSSVVGTSDDYLLALDWDLAAGRSFLETEERSGRAVCIIGETVRVKLFGASDPIGQPLRVGTVPCEVIGLLVKKGQSGMGADQDDTVLMPLRAVQRRITGSTDIGIVLVSARDGVATSKVQGDLERLLRERRGIVAGKDDDFSVNDMTQMLETVAGTTQLLTGLLGAVAAVSLLVGGIGIMNIMLVSVTERTREIGIRLAIGALESQVLSQFLVEAVVLSLFGGTVGILLGLGLAYSAIGLLGVPFVVSPSIIAIAFAFSAVIGMLFGYLPARRAAHLDPIEALRHE; encoded by the coding sequence ATGCTGACGGAATCGCTGAAGCTCGCGCTGAGAACGATCCGCCGCAATCCGATGCGTTCGTTCCTGACGGTGCTCGGCATCGTGATCGGCGTCGCCGCTGTCATCGCAATGGTGACCATCGGCAACGGCACCACCGCCAAGGTGACGGCCGACATCTCCAAGCTCGGCAGCAACATGCTGTTCGTCCGGCCCGGCCAGTTCGGCCCCGGCCGGGCGAGCACGACGGCGAAGTCCTTCAATGCCCGCGACGTGTCGGCTATCCAGCAGCAGGTTCCCGGCATCCGCGCGGTCGCGCCTGTCGTGCAGAGCTCGGCGACAGTGATCTTCGGCGGCGAGAGCCGCTCCAGCAGCGTCGTCGGCACCTCGGACGACTATCTACTGGCGCTCGACTGGGACCTCGCGGCAGGCCGCAGCTTCCTCGAGACAGAGGAGCGCAGCGGGCGCGCCGTCTGCATCATCGGCGAGACGGTGCGGGTGAAGCTATTCGGCGCGAGCGATCCGATCGGCCAGCCGCTGCGCGTCGGCACGGTGCCCTGCGAGGTGATCGGGTTGCTCGTCAAGAAGGGGCAGTCCGGCATGGGCGCCGACCAGGACGATACCGTCCTGATGCCGCTCCGCGCCGTGCAGAGGCGCATCACGGGCTCGACCGATATCGGCATCGTCCTCGTCTCGGCGCGCGATGGTGTCGCGACATCGAAAGTGCAGGGCGATCTTGAACGGCTGCTGCGCGAGCGGCGCGGCATCGTCGCCGGCAAGGACGACGACTTCTCCGTCAACGACATGACGCAGATGCTGGAGACCGTCGCTGGTACGACCCAGCTCCTGACGGGCCTTCTCGGCGCGGTCGCCGCCGTCAGCCTGCTCGTCGGCGGCATCGGCATCATGAACATCATGCTCGTGTCTGTGACCGAGCGGACGCGCGAGATCGGCATCCGCCTCGCCATCGGCGCGCTCGAATCGCAGGTTCTGTCGCAGTTCCTGGTCGAAGCCGTCGTGCTGTCGCTGTTCGGTGGGACGGTCGGTATCCTGCTGGGGCTCGGCCTCGCGTATTCGGCGATCGGGCTCCTCGGCGTGCCCTTCGTCGTGAGCCCGTCGATCATCGCCATCGCCTTCGCCTTCTCGGCGGTCATCGGCATGCTGTTCGGCTATCTGCCGGCCCGCCGCGCCGCCCATCTCGATCCGATCGAGGCGCTCCGGCACGAGTAG